Proteins from one Juglans microcarpa x Juglans regia isolate MS1-56 chromosome 6S, Jm3101_v1.0, whole genome shotgun sequence genomic window:
- the LOC121236670 gene encoding uncharacterized protein LOC121236670 translates to MCRALRAKNKLSFINGTLSKPKKTIDPLYESWERCNDLVVSWLHNSINPTLKSNIALVDDAKQIWDELKDRFTQQNGYRIFQLKKSLTGLQQENDPVSVYFGKFKTLWDELLIYDPMPDCKCGKLSVLLDRY, encoded by the coding sequence ATGTGCAGAGCTCTTCGTGCCAAAAACAAACTGAGTTTTATTAATGGCACTCTGTCCAAACCCAAAAAGACTATTGACCCTCTTTATGAATCCTGGGAAAGATGTAATGATTTAGTTGTGTCATGGCTTCACAACTCAATCAATCCAACTCTCAAATCCAACATTGCCTTGGTGGATGATGCTAAGCAAATATGGGATGAGCTCAAAGATCGATTCACTCAACAAAATGGGTATCGAATCTTTCAGCTCAAGAAGTCCCTAACAGGTTTGCAACAAGAAAATGACCCAGTCAGTGTCTATTTTGGCAAATTTAAAACTCTATGGGATGAACTTCTTATATACGATCCAATGCCCGATTGCAAATGTGGCAAACTTTCTGTGTTACTTGATAGGTACTAG
- the LOC121236671 gene encoding uncharacterized mitochondrial protein AtMg00820-like, producing the protein MASSPPSIPFPLSSSISYAYLSPTFALFSSAISSTNDPHTYKQAAKDLDWCKAMEIELDALELNHIWVLTDLPPSKVPIECKYVYKTKYHSNVTVERKNARLVAKGFTQQEGVDYHETFSPVVKIVTVRTILALAAIKG; encoded by the coding sequence ATGGCATCTTCCCCACCAAGTATACCTTTTCCTTTATCATCCTCTATCTCTTATGCATATTTATCACCcacttttgctttgttttcttCTGCCATCTCATCCACTAATGATCCACATACATACAAACAAGCTGCCAAAGATCTAGATTGGTGTAAGGCAATGGAAATCGAACTTGATGCATTAGAGCTAAATCACATTTGGGTTCTTACTGATCTACCCCCTAGTAAAGTCCCTATTGAATGCAAGTATGTCTACAAAACCAAGTACCATTCAAATGTCACTGTCGAGAGAAAGAATGCCAGATTGGTGGCCAAAGGGTTCACTCAACAAGAAGGGGTGGACTACcatgaaacattttcaccagTGGTCAAAATTGTCACTGTCAGAACAATCCTTGCCTTAGCTGCAATTAAAGGGTGA